The Acutalibacter muris genomic sequence ACCTGACGCCCTTTATCTCCTGATAGTCCTCGCTGCCCTTGCCCGCCAGCACGATGATATCGCCGTCCTGGGCGTGCTCTATGCACCAGCGGATGGCCTCCCGCCGGTCGGGTATCTCGATATATTTCCCGTCGGTCTTGTTCATGCCTATCTTTATATCCTCGATAATGTCCAGCACGTCCTCAAACCGGGAGTTGTCGGCGGTTATAACCGACAGGTCGGCAAGCCTTCCGCTGGCCTCGCCCATCTCGTACCGGCGCACCTTGGGCCTGTTGCCACCGGCCCCGAACAGGCAGATAAGACGCTTCGGCTCATACTCCCGAAGGGTGCTCAGGAGGCTCTCCATGCTCACGGCGTTGTGGGCGTAGTCCAGCAGCAGGGTGTAGTTCCCCGGTACGGCCACCGGCTCCACCCGACCCTTTACCTTCACGCCCCGCAGTCCCTCCAGCAGGGCCTCCTTGGGTACGCCCAGCTTATGGCAGCAGGAGACGGCGGCCAGGGCATTATAGGCGTTGAACCGCCCGGGTATGCCCACCTTCGGCGAAAGCTCCAGGTCCCCGCTTATGTCAAACTCCACGCCCAAAAGCCCGGGCTGATTTAAGTGCCGGCAGTTATCTCCGTTCATATCCCCGCGGCCCTCCATGCTGAACCGATAAACCTCACAGGTGCTGCTTTCAAGGAGTTTTTCCGTTGCGGGATCGTCGGCGTTCACAACGCCGGTTTTACACATGGAGAAGAGCAGGGCCTTGCACTGCAGATACTCCTCCATGTCCTTGTGCTCTACCCCGCCGATATGGTCCTCAGAAAAGTTGGTGAATACCCCCACCTCAAAGGGCAGGCCGTACACCCGGTGCTCCCTAAGGGCGATGGAGCTCACCTCCATGACGGCGTACTCGCACCCCGCGTCCGCCATTCTTCTGAGCTGACGGAAAACCTCATGGCTTATGGGCGTGGTATTGTCAAGAGGCTCGATATTGCCGTCAATATCCGCGCCGATGGTGCCCATCACCCCGGTCTTATGCCCGGCGGCCTCCAGAAGGGCTCGGGCCATATAGGCGGTGGTGGTCTTGCCCTTGGTGCCGGTTATGCCTATGACCCTGATAGCTCCCTTCGCGGGCTCCCCGAAGAAAGCCGAGCTCATTAAGGCCAGGGCCTTTTTGGTGTCGGGCACAAGTATCACCTGGGCGGTTTTAACCTCCACCGGCTCCTGGGCGATGATGACAGCCGCGCCGGACTCCGCGGCCTTCCCGGCGAATTTATGTCCGTCTGAGGCAGAGCCCTTCAGGCACACAAAGGCGCAGCCGGGCACGGCTTTGCGGGAGTCATAGGCTATATCGGTGATATCGGTATCGGTGAACCCCTCTTTTATGCCGAGAGGGCGGAGAAGCGTTGAAAGCAGCATATGAAAGTATCCTTTCTGTTAAGTTTTATACTAGCCAGAGCGCCGAGGAGATAAGGTACAAAGCGCCCCAGTACAGCAGCATTATGGGCTTCTGCCATTTTGGGTCCAGGCCCGAGAGCTCAGATTTAGCCACCATCATGTCAGAGACAAAAAAGCACAGAGTCCCCACAGCCAGCGGCCAATAATCCGGCCCGGCGGTAAAGGGCAGCGCCGCTCCCAGGGCCAGTGACCCGCCAAGCAAGGCAGGGTACAAACAGAAGGGGACGAGAAGCTTATGAAGCCTTGGCAGCTCTTTTCTGAAGAGCCAGGCCGTCGCTGCGTAGGCGGCAAGCCAGACTATCAGGCTTGCCCAGCCCGCCGGGGCCAGCCCCCAGAGCCAGAGAATAAGGCATATATGTGCCCCGCCGAACAGCAGCATCCCCGGCACAAAGCTTATCTCCAAGAGGGCGTCCGCGGCGGTGCACAGCACAAAGAACCAGAAAACAGGCTCCCGTATAGGTGACGCTCCGCTTAGGTACAGCCCCAGCCCAGACGAGACGACGGAGAGGAAGCTTCCCAAGCACTTTGCTATAAGGCTCTCCCTCATGAGTCCGGCTCTCCTCAGGATAAAGTACAGCACGAACGCTGCGCCCCAGACCGGCAGGGCACATAGGGAATACATCAGAAAGTTCAAACGGGCCGCCCCCTTATATGGATATTAGACTACTCTCCATTATAAGCCCAAACCCCGGTTAATTCAATGGTAAAATGCCCGGAAGAGTTACAAAATGGCAACAACTTTGTAAACAGAATGAAAATTCCTGCGGTATGAGTTGCAACCTTGCCAAAAATCGTGTACAATAACCTTTAGGATACTCAAATAATAAAAGGAATGGCATGTTAAGTATGATAAACTTTACAGGCATCAAATGCCCGGTCTGCGGCAAAGCCTTTACCGACGAGGACGATATTGTTGTCTGTCCCAAATGCGGCGCGCCCTATCACCGGGAGTGCTACCAGGAGAAGGGCCAGTGCATTTTTGACGACCTGCACGAGAAGGGGAGGGAATGGGCCCCTCCGCCGCCCCCAAAGCCCCCGGTCACGGCTGAGGTAAAAGACCGGGAGTGCCCTGTCTGCGGCGGGCTCAGCGCCCATAGCTCCAGGTTCTGCGACCACTGCGGCGCGCCGCTGCCGGGACAGAATCCCTTCGCCCCGGGCCCCCAGGCCCCTTTCCAGGGACAGGGCGGAGGCAGCCGGCCGCCGGTCCAGAACCCCTACCAGCCGGGCGGGACGCCACAGGGCCGGTATTATGGGCAGATGCCCTTTATGTTCGACCCTATGGGCGGCGTGAGCCCTGCGGATACCCTGGATATGGGGGTAAGCTATGGTGATGCTTCCAAGCTTGTTAAGCAGAACACCACCTACTATATGCCAACCTTCCGCTATATAAAGCAGACCGGCAGAAACAAGTTCAATTTCTGCGCCTTCCTGTTCTCGGGGGCCTGGATGCTGTACCGCAAGCAGTATAAGTACGGAATTGTGGTCACAGCGCTGATGTTTCTCTTATACCTTCTGTACCTGGCCGCGTCTGTGTTCGTGGCCACGCCGGCCCTTCTGGGCCTTATGCAGCAGGCGGGCATAGACGTGTCGGCGGGGCTCTCCACGGGCCTTACCAACGAGCAGCTTTTGGTGATAAGCCAGCTTATCACCGAGGAACCCTCCCTGTACCTGGAGCTCTGCCTGCCGATGATGTGCCTTCTGCTTATGCTGGCGCTGATGATATTCATAGGCGTCAGGGGCAACAAGATGTATATGCGCCACTGTATAGTCACCGTGCGCAGGGTCAAGTCTGCGGACCTTTCCATAGAGCCCAATATGACCCTGGACCAGAAGGGCGGGGTGAACACCTCCGTTGCCGTGTGTATGTTCGTGTGCTATTTTTTGCTGGTGAATGTGGTGCCGCTGCTGCTGTAACTTCCCGAGAGAAGGAGACGATACAGGT encodes the following:
- a CDS encoding UDP-N-acetylmuramoyl-L-alanyl-D-glutamate--2,6-diaminopimelate ligase, which produces MLLSTLLRPLGIKEGFTDTDITDIAYDSRKAVPGCAFVCLKGSASDGHKFAGKAAESGAAVIIAQEPVEVKTAQVILVPDTKKALALMSSAFFGEPAKGAIRVIGITGTKGKTTTAYMARALLEAAGHKTGVMGTIGADIDGNIEPLDNTTPISHEVFRQLRRMADAGCEYAVMEVSSIALREHRVYGLPFEVGVFTNFSEDHIGGVEHKDMEEYLQCKALLFSMCKTGVVNADDPATEKLLESSTCEVYRFSMEGRGDMNGDNCRHLNQPGLLGVEFDISGDLELSPKVGIPGRFNAYNALAAVSCCHKLGVPKEALLEGLRGVKVKGRVEPVAVPGNYTLLLDYAHNAVSMESLLSTLREYEPKRLICLFGAGGNRPKVRRYEMGEASGRLADLSVITADNSRFEDVLDIIEDIKIGMNKTDGKYIEIPDRREAIRWCIEHAQDGDIIVLAGKGSEDYQEIKGVRYPFDERVVIREILDSLK
- a CDS encoding lysoplasmalogenase family protein, whose product is MNFLMYSLCALPVWGAAFVLYFILRRAGLMRESLIAKCLGSFLSVVSSGLGLYLSGASPIREPVFWFFVLCTAADALLEISFVPGMLLFGGAHICLILWLWGLAPAGWASLIVWLAAYAATAWLFRKELPRLHKLLVPFCLYPALLGGSLALGAALPFTAGPDYWPLAVGTLCFFVSDMMVAKSELSGLDPKWQKPIMLLYWGALYLISSALWLV
- a CDS encoding RING finger protein, whose translation is MINFTGIKCPVCGKAFTDEDDIVVCPKCGAPYHRECYQEKGQCIFDDLHEKGREWAPPPPPKPPVTAEVKDRECPVCGGLSAHSSRFCDHCGAPLPGQNPFAPGPQAPFQGQGGGSRPPVQNPYQPGGTPQGRYYGQMPFMFDPMGGVSPADTLDMGVSYGDASKLVKQNTTYYMPTFRYIKQTGRNKFNFCAFLFSGAWMLYRKQYKYGIVVTALMFLLYLLYLAASVFVATPALLGLMQQAGIDVSAGLSTGLTNEQLLVISQLITEEPSLYLELCLPMMCLLLMLALMIFIGVRGNKMYMRHCIVTVRRVKSADLSIEPNMTLDQKGGVNTSVAVCMFVCYFLLVNVVPLLL